One segment of Drosophila mauritiana strain mau12 chromosome 3R, ASM438214v1, whole genome shotgun sequence DNA contains the following:
- the LOC117142488 gene encoding lysoplasmalogenase-like protein TMEM86A codes for MNDFGHFAKSHGPKLVPFLVTLVLYFSLVRKDPQGELWTTVLKCLPIFALVFYVVAKGISLKKEYRRSLWILLGLVFSSGGDALLNINLFPFGMISFGVAHVFYISAFGWKPVKWFIGLVLYVAVSFFVYFVHTKLDEILIIGVPIYCFLITTMLWRSLARAVDSRNFLAVFCAIGAILFVISDALIAVTMFVGVPLPCARLQIMITYYAAQFAIALSTADDGPALQRSFRKKIK; via the exons GCTAAGTCGCATGGCCCCAAGTTGGTGCCATTCCTGGTGACCCTCGTGCTGTACTTCTCGCTGGTGAGGAAGGATCCTCAAGGAGAGCTATGGACCACCGTGCTCAAATGCCTGCCCATTTTCGCCCTAGTATTCTATGTGGTGGCCAAGGGAATCTCGCTCAAGAAGGA ATACCGTCGCTCACTTTGGATTCTTTTGGGTCTGGTTTTCTCGAGCGGTGGTGATGCTCTGCTCAACATAAATCTCTTTCCCTTCGGAATGATCTCCTTTGGAGTGGCGCACGTGTTTTATATCAGCGCCTTTGGCTGGAAGCCCGTAAAGTGGTTCATTGGACTGGTCTTGTACGTGGCCGTATCATTTT TTGTTTACTTCGTGCACACGAAACTGGACGAGATTCTCATCATCGGAGTGCCCATCTACTGTTTCCTGATCACCACAATGCTGTGGAGATCGCTGGCCCGCGCCGTGGACTCCAGGAACTTCCTCGCCGTGTTCTGTGCCATCGGAGCCATTCTGTTTGTGATCTCCGACGCCCTGATCGCGGTCACCATGTTCGTGGGCGTGCCCCTGCCCTGCGCCCGCCTCCAGATCATGATCACCTACTACGCCGCCCAGTTCGCCATCGCGCTCAGCACCGCGGACGACGGTCCTGCCCTCCAGCGCTCCTTTCGCAAGAAAATTAAGTGA
- the LOC117142485 gene encoding condensin complex subunit 1, with translation MEESHDFQFVLPLNASDLINSSGDQYYVKEIFGAQEIPAKLQECKRKVHLGDPFYIFEHFDLYYSILEARGSDGGSAQNLMRSFDLLYLTVEKLFQDLQPRLTASEPMSNQQRNSYLNLTKMTLFLQVSTVKKINNSVQQAMRDQQLNVQKKRTKPSEGLEQFPNWEVKRGKFLVQLFNVLQCPLEKLWSPPVAEEDFINLLCDPCYRTIELLPLRVDNKHIFDTIFQILGTSIKRFNQAMTFPVRILQILRGTEHASHSVAAGILLLHEEYGISSVFSILIKSIVDALRMDSSDSSVSKHFSNFLAEFSNIAPSLIVPHLEKLAEDLLDCQSHTLRNCVLQIIGDTVVSELTSEDLSEELKEVRNEFLEHLMAHILDISAHVRSKVLSIWHHLKTQHAIPLNFLIRVLEEAIGRLEDKSSLVRRAAMHLIKSALESNPYSSKLSIDELRAKHEHEVQAMEKLNEVLEEERKQEEKLNDEFSSLAPELLPFIEENLTEFPDMQFDKEESDETLMERIIPLMREKNYKDVIVLVRKVDFLAGNQNMSSLLKHEEHCVYVLALLKTYHLLAAGFKQSSEEMLQQIKTVQFLKDSIDFAVLMTSAFPKLHDMLMSKTNTDVFEAVDLFTTGYMFGIHGTESGMQRMLQLVWSSDKEKRDAVSDAYKRVLFSTDQTGRAHAIKVVQNLSKFLSEIEYGHYTALESLMTEWVLGGDIDAAVIQVLFERFTLKLEGTTSNESRLSLQLLIMASQSKSSIVSANTAIIEDIAVGERVRRDPRIFTSCLQLLVNSIDANNTAKYYKRQNSNAEFVGKITRLFLDFFFHKSLSDFDALAMSVFEYFYRMCQAPDVIAQQLVLALLKQFNESWLVKEAAAVVSSPDKADTDTVPDSQPLEIPHSQTLTPTQTQADSQSQMQGTLIPVYLVSRLVFCIGYMTIKEMIFLDMDIYNNMKYRDELTALEERNNRNQQAGSSHNAARLTLNMSAMEVRKRLSGVAAEPQQEPDDDLVGATAEDNIAEEIHGICEDMLLYNPDALLSKLAPFIIEICKRPGEFRDPTLQQAATLALARLMTVSSRFCESNMSFLMNILNLTKNIRIKCNTVVGLSDLTFRFPNIIEPWTGHFYAQLHESNTELRLTAVKMLSHLILNEMIRVKGQIADMALCIVDGNDEIRDITKQFFKEIANKSNILYNVLPDIISRLGDINLNLDEDKYRIIMSYILGLIQKDRQIETLVEKLCLRFPVTRVERQWRDIAYCLGLLTYNERAVKKLMDNMQHYRDKVQVDEVYQSFKLIISNTNKLAKPELKAVVTEFENRLNECLQVNPDTAAQGDQESTPEGQGNRTRAGARTKKGGRKPAANRNNTARGRGRRARRDSTSEDSFSSSSSD, from the exons ATGGAGGAATCGCACGACTTCCAGTTCGTCCTTCCCCTGAATGCATCTGACCTGATCAACTCCAGCGGGGATCAGTACTACGTGAAGGAGATTTTTGGCGCCCAGGAGATTCCCGCGAAACTACAAG AATGCAAGCGCAAAGTTCACCTGGGTGATCCCTTTTATATATTCGAGCACTTCGACTTGTATTACTCGATCCTCGAGGCCCGCGGCTCAGATGGCGGCTCTGCACAGAATCTGATGAGGTCCTTTGACCTTCTCTACCTGACCGTGGAGAAACTGTTCCAGGACTTGCAGCCCCGGCTGACGGCCAGTGAGCCCATGTCTAACCAGCAGCGCAATAGCTACCTCAACCTGACCAAGATGACGCTGTTTCTCCAGGTGAGCACCGTCAAGAAGATCAACAACAGTGTCCAGCAGGCCATGCGGGATCAGCAGCTCAATGTTCAGAAGAAGCGTACCAAACCGTCGGAGGGATTGGAGCAGTTTCCCAACTGGGAGGTCAAGCGCGGCAAGTTCCTGGTGCAGCTCTTCAACGTGCTGCAGTGTCCGCTGGAGAAGCTATGGAGTCCGCCCGTAGCCGAGGAGGACTTTATAAA CTTGCTCTGCGACCCCTGCTATCGAACAATCGAACTTCTGCCGCTTCGCGTGGACAACAAACACATATTCGACACGATCTTCCAGATCTTGGGCACATCGATCAAGCGCTTCAACCAGGCCATGACCTTTCCGGTGCGCATCCTGCAGATCCTACGCGGCACTGAGCATGCATCCCATTCAGTAGCAGCAGGAATTTTGCTTCTGCACGAGGAGTACGGAATTTCCTCGGTCTTCTCCATTCTAATCAAGAGCATTGTGGATGCCCTACGGATGGACAGCTCTGACTCTTCGGTCTCCAAGCACTTCTCCAATTTCCTGGCCGAGTTCTCGAACATCGCACCTTCGCTGATCGtaccgcacctggaaaagcTGGCGGAAGACCTACTGGATTGTCAGTCTCACACCCTGCGGAATTGTGTGCTCCAGATCATCGGCGACACCGTGGTTAGCGAACTGACCTCGGAGGATCTTAGCGAAGAACTGAAGGAAGTGCGCAATGAGTTCCTCGAGCACCTGATGGCCCACATCCTAGATATTTCTGCACACGTGCGTTCCAAGGTGCTCAGTATCTGGCATCACCTGAAAACCCAGCACGCTATTCCGCTTAACTTTCTGATCAGAGTGCTGGAGGAAGCCATCGGAAGGTTGGAAGACAAGAGCTCGCTAGTGCGGCGTGCCGCCATGCATCTGATCAAATCCGCCCTGGAAAGCAATCCCTACAGCAGCAAACTTTCCATAGATGAACTCAGAGCCAAGCATGAACACGAGGTGCAGGCCATGGAGAAACTGAATGAGGTACTCGAGGAAGAGCGCAAGCAGGAGGAGAAGCTCAACGACGAGTTTAGCAGCTTGGCGCCCGAACTGCTGCCCTTCATAGAGGAGAACCTTACGGAGT TTCCCGATATGCAGTTCGACAAGGAGGAGAGCGACGAGACCTTGATGGAGCGGATCATTCCGCTGATGCGCGAAAAGAACTACAAGGATGTTATTGTTCTCGTGCGAAAGGTAGACTTTTTGGCGGGAAATCAGAATATGAG TTCCTTGCTGAAGCACGAGGAGCactgtgtgtatgtgctgGCCTTGCTAAAGACATATCACCTGCTGGCTGCTGGATTTAAACAGAGC AGCGAGGAAATGTTGCAGCAGATCAAAACGGTGCAGTTCCTAAAGGACAGCATTGACTTTGCCGTCTTGATGACTTCAGCCTTCCCCAAACTGCACGATATGCTCATGTCCAAGACAAACACGGATGTTTTCGAGGCGGTGGACTTGTTCACCACCGGGTACATGTTCGGAATTCACGGCACGGAGTCGGGAATGCAGAGAATGCTGCAGCTGGTCTGGTCCTCGGACAAGGAGAAGCGAGATGCAGTGTCGGATGCCTACAAGCGCGTTCTGTTCTCCACGGACCAAACGGGTCGCGCTCATGCAATCAAGGTGGTGCAGAACCTGTCGAAGTTTCTCTCGGAAATCGAGTATGGTCACTACACGGCCTTGGAGTCGCTGATGACCGAGTGGGTGTTGGGTGGCGACATCGATGCTGCTGTCATCCAAGTGCTCTTTGAGCGCTTTACGCTAAAACTGGAGGGCACTACATCCAACGAATCTCGCCTGTCGCTCCAGCTCCTGATAATGGCCTCACAATCGAAATCCAGTATTGTTTCGGCCAACACTGCCATCATCGAGGATATCGCCGTCGGAGAGCGGGTGCGTCGTGATCCACGGATATTTACATCCTGTCTGCAGCTGCTGGTCAACTCCATCGATGCAAACAACACTGCCAAGTATTATAAGCGACAGAACAGCAATGCAGAGTTCGTGGGAAAGATCACGCGGCTCTTCCTCGACTTCTTTTTCCACAAAAGTCTGTCCGACTTCGACGCCCTGGCCATGAGTGTTTTTGAATACTTCTATAGGATGTGCCAGGCGCCGGATGTGATTGCGCAGCAACTGGTGTTGGCTCTACTCAAGCAATTCAATGAGAGCTGGCTGGTCAAGGAAGCGGCTGCAGTAGTTTCCTCTCCAGACAAAGCGGATACAGATACCGTTCCGGACTCGCAGCCCTTGGAGATTCCCCACTCGCAGACCCTTACTCCCACTCAGACTCAAGCTGATAGCCAATCACAGATGCAAGGCACCTTGATTCCCGTGTATCTGGTCTCCCGCTTAGTCTTTTGCATCGGCTATATGACCATCAAGGAGATGATTTTTCTCGACATGGACATCTATAATAACATGAAGTATCGCGACGAGCTGACGGCTCTTGAAGAGCGTAATAACCGCAATCAGCAGGCGGGAAGTTCACATAATGCGGCCAGACTTACGCTTAATATGTCAGCGATGGAGGTGCGTAAAAGGCTGTCCGGAGTGGCGGCGGAACCGCAGCAGGAGCCAGACGATGATCTGGTGGGAGCGACTGCAGAGGACAACATCGCCGAGGAAATCCACGGCATTTGCGAGGACATGCTGCTTTACAACCCAGACGCCCTGCTGTCCAAGCTTGCGCCATTTATCATAGAAATTTGCAAGCGTCCTGGTGAGTTTAGGGATCCCACGTTGCAACAGGCCGCCACTTTGGCTCTGGCCCGGCTCATGACCGTGTCCTCCCGTTTCTGCGAGTCCAACATGAGCTTTTTGATGAACATTCTCAACCTAACAAAGAACATTCGAATCAAGTGCAACACAGTTGTGGGGCTGTCGGATCTCACTTTCCGTTTCCCAAACATCATCGAGCCGTGGACGGGGCACTTCTACGCTCAGCTGCACGAATCGAACACCGAGTTGAGGCTAACTGCCGTCAAAATGCTGTCTCATCTGATCCTCAACGAAATGATACGCGTCAAGGGTCAAATCGCCGACATGGCGCTTTGCATTGTGGACGGCAACGATGAGATTCGCGATATCACCAAGCAGTTCTTCAAGGAGATAGCCAACAAGTCGAACATTCTGTACAATGTGCTGCCGGATATCATCTCCCGGTTGGGGGACATAAACCTCAACCTAGATGAGGACAAGTACCGCATTATCATGTCCTACATCCTGGGTCTCATCCAGAAGGATCGCCAGATTGAGACGCTGGTGGAGAAGCTGTGCTTGCGCTTCCCGGTGACGCGGGTGGAGCGTCAATGGCGCGACATCGCCTACTGCCTTGGGCTGCTCACCTACAACGAGCGAGCTGTGAAGAAGCTCATGGACAATATGCAACACTACAGGGACAAGGTCCAGGTGGACGAAGTGTACCAGTCCTTCAAGCTCATCATTAGCAACACCAACAAGTTGGCCAAGCCGGAACTCAAAGCTGTGGTCACCGAGTTCGAGAACCGACTGAACGAGTGCCTGCAAGTCAACCCGGATACCGCTGCCCAGGGTGATCAAGAAAGCACTCCGGAAGGCCAGGGCAACAGAACCAGAGCGGGGGCAAGGACAAAGAAGGGTGGTCGCAAGCCGGCGGCCAACAGGAACAATACTGCGCGAGGACGCGGCCGACGTGCTCGCCGGGATTCCACCTCAGAAGACAGCTTCAGTTCCAGCAGCAGCGACTAG
- the LOC117144812 gene encoding mitotic checkpoint protein BUB3 — MRPPEFKLNNPPEDLISAVKFGPKSNQYMAASSWDGTLRFYDVPANQLRQKFLQDAPLLDCAFMDIVHVVSGSLDNQLRLFDVNTQAESIIGAHDEPIRCVEHAEYVNGILTGSWDNTVKLWDMREKRCVGTFEQNNGKVYSMSVIDEKIVVATSDRKVLIWDLRKMDSYIMKRESSLKYQTRCIRLFPNKEGYVMSSIEGRVAVEYLDHDPEVQRRKFAFKCHRNREQNIEQIYPVNALSFHNVYQTFATGGSDGIVNIWDGFNKKRLCQFHEYDTSISTLNFSSDGSALAIGCSYLDQLPETPATVPHPAIYIRYPTDQETKQK, encoded by the exons ATGCGTCCCCCAGAGTTCAAGCTTAACAATCCGCCGGAGGACCTGATCTCCGCTGTGAAATTCGGCCCCAAATCGAATCAGTACATGGCGGCGTCTTCTTGGGACGGAACACTTAGGTTCTACGATGTGCCGGCAAACCAGCTGCGTCAGAAATTCCTGCAGGATGCCCCCCTTCTGGACTGTGCCTTCATG GACATAGTGCACGTGGTCAGTGGCTCACTGGACAACCAACTGCGTCTCTTTGATGTCAACACCCAGGCGGAAAGCATAATTGGTGCCCACGATGAGCCCATCAGATGCGTGGAGCACGCCGAGTATGTCAATGGCATCCTCACAGGTAGCTGGGACAACACCGTGAAGCTGTGGGACATGCGGGAGAAGCGCTGCGTTGGAACCTTCGAACAGAACAACGGAAAGGTGTACTCCATGTCCGTGATCGACGAGAAGATCGTGGTGGCCACCTCCGACCGCAAAGTGCTCATCTGGGACCTGCGCAAGATGGACAGCTACATCATGAAACGGGAGTCCTCGCTTAAGTACCAGACCCGCTGCATTCGTCTTTTCCCCAACAAAGAGGGCTACGTGATGTCCTCCATCGAGGGACGTGTGGCAGTGGAGTACCTGGATCACGATCCTGAGGTGCAGCGCCGCAAGTTTGCTTTCAAGTGCCACCGGAATAGGGAGCAGAACATCGAACAGATCTACCCCGTGAATGCCTTGAGTTTCCACAATGTCTACCAGACGTTCGCCACTGGCGGATCCGATGGTATTGTGAACATTTGGGATGGCTTCAACAAGAAGCGGCTTTGCCAGTTCCACGAATACGATACCTCCATATCCACGCTCAACTTCAGCTCCGATGGCAGCGCCCTGGCCATCGGCTGCTCCTACTTGGACCAACTACCAGAGACGCCGGCCACCGTGCCACATCCGGCCATCTATATACGCTATCCCACGGACCAGGAAACCAAGCAGAAATAA
- the LOC117144811 gene encoding pickpocket protein 19 gives MLLYTKELVAPRPRPGLLRFRNKPPGIKFRERLRSSFAHSSIHGMQHVFGEQHLWQRCLWLAIVLGAVITGFSLYTVLMHRHSEQLLVSLIETTQLPVYHIDFPAVAVCPWSHFNWQRAPSALLRFLPRHPNAELRETFRQLLASLDIMNFSNFNRIRILTKRNLTGISYLKPSDLMNYMTYRCDELFVADSCVFDETPYDCCKLFVREQTVKGQCLVFNSMISENSRKKHLTNQFYPYKLSTAGEESGLKFTINASYSFMNNIDALTPFGMNLMIKEPHQWSNEILYHLYPDTENFVAVHPMVTETSPNTYEMSPKRRRCYFDNEKNPTFQNTSLTYNRENCLVVCLHLVVWKTCQCSLPAFLPPIDGVPECGINDAQCLGYNSDIFSYVKMGDQEKYINDSRQGHFCDCPDNCNSRLYKMSLNVRKLDYPKNSTDRLIKAQVYYGQRFMTKIVTKLKYTSVDLLANFGGIISLYIGASVMSFIEFLFVLGKLMWVFIKDARTKLKGNTK, from the exons ATGTTGCTGTACACCAAGGAACTCGTGGCTCCGCGGCCGCGACCAGGACTACTTCGCTTCAGGAACAAGCCGCCTGGCATTAAGTTCCGAGAAAGACTGCGCAGCTCCTTCGCCCACTCCAGCATCCATGGGATGCAGCACGTCTTCGGGGAGCAGCATCTCTGGCAGCGCTGCCTGTGGCTCGCCATCGTCCTGGGAGCGGTGATCACCGGATTCAGTCTGTACACCGTGCTAATGCATCGGCACAGCGAGCAGCTCCTGGTCAGCCTGATAGAGACCACACAGTTGCCAGTGTACCACATCGACTTTCCAGCTGTGGCCGTTTGCCCCTGGAGTCATTTCAACTGGCAGAGGGCTCCGTCGGCATTGCTCCGCTTTCTGCCACGTCATCCGAATGCCGAGCTCCGGGAAACATTTCGCCAGCTACTCGCCAGTCTGGACATTATGAACTTCTCCAACTTTAACCGTATACGGATTCTGACCAAAAGAAATCTGACGGGGATTAGCTATCTGAAACCGTCGGACCTGATGAACTACATGACCTATCGATGCGATGAACTCTTCGTCGCCGATTCTTGCGTCTTCGATGAGACTCCCTACGACTGCTGCAAGCTTTTTGTGCGGGAGCAGACGGTGAAGGGCCAGTGCTTGGTCTTCAACTCCATGATTTCGGAGAACTCTCGCAAGAAGCACCTGACCAACCAGTTCTATCCCTACAAGCTGAGCACCGCTGGCGAGGAATCGGGCCTCAAGTTCACGATCAATGCGAGCTACTCCTTTATGAACAACATAGACGCTCTGACTCCATTTGGAATGAAT CTCATGATAAAGGAACCACACCAGTGGTCCAATGAAATATTGTACCACCTGTACCCGGATACGGAGAACTTCGTTGCTGTGCATCCGATGGTCACTGAAACCTCTCCAAATACCTATGAGATGAGTCCCAAAAGAAGACGTTGCTACTTTGAT AACGAAAAGAACCCTACCTTCCAGAACACTTCGTTGACTTATAACCGCGAAAACTGCCTGGTGGTGTGCCTCCACTTAGTTGTGTGGAAGACCTGCCAGTGCTCGCTGCCAGCTTTTCTGCCACCCATTG ATGGAGTTCCGGAATGTGGAATCAACGATGCACAATGCTTAGGCTACAATTCCGATATATTCTCTTACGTGAAGATGGGTGATCAGGAGAAATACATTAACGACTCACGACAGGGTCACTTTTGTGATTGTCCAGACAATTGCAATTCACGGCTGTACAAAATGTCGCTTAATGTGCGCAAATTAGATTA CCCAAAAAACTCAACAGATCGATTGATAAAAGCCCAGGTTTATTATGGCCAGCGTTTCATGACCAAAATTGTTACGAAACTCAAGTACACCAGTGTAGATTTACTGGCCAACTTTGGCGGCATCATAAGTCTGTATATAGGGGCCTCCGTCATGAGTTTTATAGAGTTTTTATTTGTGCTGGGAAAGCTGATGTGGGTTTTCATCAAAGATGCGCGCACGAAATTAAAAGGGAATACTAAGTAG